In the Tissierellales bacterium genome, one interval contains:
- a CDS encoding TNT domain-containing protein, with protein sequence MNSSIIYGNLMSPEDREGYNNFHHYAENGIDIEDRVKLSQWKHQPKADLYKKHKDVYDNPKYYDQVTGRINWPDDYGFLEGTKETRVVKKGTIFKRIGEPTGQYLGNLEDSFDKRSLAPHSEGAKEYYYVLLKDYEMTAGKAAPWFDKPGGGEQFIVFDNDGNLFTIEWLEEEGILEDITELFMRK encoded by the coding sequence ATGAATTCATCCATTATTTATGGAAATTTAATGTCGCCAGAGGATAGAGAGGGATACAATAATTTTCACCACTATGCTGAAAATGGTATTGATATAGAAGATAGAGTTAAACTCTCTCAATGGAAGCATCAGCCAAAAGCAGATTTATATAAAAAACATAAAGATGTATATGATAATCCGAAATATTATGATCAGGTAACAGGTCGTATCAATTGGCCCGATGATTATGGTTTTTTAGAAGGAACTAAAGAAACAAGAGTTGTTAAAAAGGGTACTATATTTAAAAGGATAGGAGAGCCAACAGGTCAGTATTTAGGTAATCTAGAAGATTCTTTTGATAAAAGATCTTTGGCTCCACATAGCGAAGGGGCTAAAGAATATTACTATGTTTTACTTAAGGATTATGAGATGACAGCAGGGAAGGCTGCACCTTGGTTTGATAAGCCTGGTGGAGGAGAGCAGTTTATTGTGTTTGACAATGATGGAAATTTATTTACTATAGAATGGTTAGAAGAAGAAGGAATACTAGAGGATATTACCGAATTATTTATGAGGAAATAA